From the genome of Enoplosus armatus isolate fEnoArm2 chromosome 21, fEnoArm2.hap1, whole genome shotgun sequence, one region includes:
- the slc12a7b gene encoding solute carrier family 12 member 7 isoform X1 encodes MGERFVVVPVDGRVGVAGEGEPSDGVVADPAPDTGSSGGGGGVGGGTVEEKEAGEDSVFETQDPDAVVPILEYNREPNKYGDGVPKENSPFINNTENDKGNSYDGTNMALFEEEMDSNPMVSSLLNKLANYTNLTQGAQEHEEADDDEGPKKKAVKSPQMGTFMGVYLPCLQNILGVILFLRLTWIVGTAGILESLAIVCLCCSCTMLTAISMSAIATNGVVPAGGSYYMISRSLGPEFGGAVGLCFYLGTTFAGSMYILGTIEILLTYIVPKAAIFVAEKKEDEVDALLNNMRVYGTCCLALMALVVFVGVKYVNKLALVFLACVILSILAIYAGVIKTIFEPPDFPVCMLGNRTLRNSNFDRCLKTEVIDNVTVTTKLWRLFCDGPELNATCNDYFLNNNVTNVQGIPGLTSGVISENMWSVYGPLGTMVENKKLLSAEGSDPSQDMYLPYVVNDITTFFTLLVGIYFPSVTGIMAGSNRSGDLRDAQKSIPIGTILAIATTTVIYVTCVVLFGACIEGVLLRDKFGDSVKGNLVIGTLSWPSPWVIVIGSFFSCCGAGLQSLTGAPRLLQAIARDGIVPFLQVFGHGKANGEPTWALLLTAGICEIGILIASLDAVAPILSMFFLMCYLFVNLACAVQTLLRTPNWRPRFKYYHWALSFLGMSLCLALMFISSWYYAIVAMAIASCIYKYIEYRGAEKEWGDGIRGLSLNAARYALIRLEEAPPHTKNWRPQLLVLLNLDSDQGVKHPRLLSLTTQLKAGKGLTIVGNVLEGTYLTKDAESKKAEQNIKSSMSAERTKGFCHVVVSSNLRDGFSHLIQSAGLGGMKHNTVLMAWPGTWRQSNDPQSWRNFIETVRETTAAHQALLVAKNVDSFPTNQDRLGEGTIDVWWVVHDGGMLMLLPFLLRQHKVWRKCKMRIFTVAQMDDNSIQMKKDLQMFLYHLRLDAEVEVVEMHDNDISAFTYEKTLVMEQRSQMLKQMQLSRTEREREIQSITDESRSSIRRKTQGAAQSMNLSRQSSPMEDTQEDEAQLIHDRNTASHATINDKADTGPERVHMTWTKDKLFTERNRNRECNANVAVRDLFNMKPEWESLNQSNVRRMHTAIKLNEVVVNKSQGAHLVLLNMPGPPRNRGGDENYMEFLEVLLEGLNRVLLVRGGGREVITIYS; translated from the exons gaggagatggacagcAACCCCATGGTGTCATCTCTCCTCAATAAACTGGCAAACTACACCAATCTCACCCAGGGGGCCCAGGAGCATGAggaggctgatgatgatgaggggCCCAAGAAGAAAGCTGTTAAG AGCCCTCAAATGGGGACCTTCATGGGTGTCTACCTCCCCTGCCTCCAGAATATTCTGGGGGTCATCCTGTTTCTCCGGCTTACCTGGATTGTCGGCACTGCCGGCATCTTGGAGTCCCTGGCCATCGTCTGCTTGTGCTGCTCTTGT ACCATGCTGACAGCCATATCCATGAGTGCAATCGCTACCAATGGCGTTGTGCCAG CCGGAGGCTCATACTATATGATTTCCAGATCTCTGGGCCCAGAGTTTGGTGGAGCTGTAGGTCTCTGTTTCTACCTGGGCACAACTTTCGCAGGCTCCATGTACATCCTTGGTACCATAGAGATTCTGCTG ACCTACATCGTGCCTAAAGCAGCCATCTTTGTtgcagagaaaaaggaggatgaGGTGGACGCCCTGCTAAATAACATGCGTGTTTATGGCACATGCTGCCTAGCACTGATGGCTCTGGTCGTCTTTGTAGGggtgaaatatgtcaacaagcTCGCACTAGTCTTTCTGGCCTGTGTCATTCTCTCCATCCTTGCCATCTACGCTGGAGTCATCAAGACTATCTTTGAGCCACCGGACTTTCC GGTTTGCATGTTGGGGAATCGCACTCTGCGGAACAGTAACTTTGACCGCTGTCTTAAGACGGAGGTTATAGACAACGTGACGGTCACTACCAAGCTGTGGAGGCTGTTCTGTGACGGGCCTGAGCTCAACGCCACCTGcaatgattattttttaaacaacaacGTGACCAATGTGCAGGGCATCCCTGGACTGACCAGCGGAGTCATTTCAG AAAATATGTGGTCAGTGTATGGCCCTCTGGGTACGATGGTAGAAAACAAGAAGTTGTTATCTGCTGAGGGAAGTGACCCTTCCCAGGACATGTACCTGCCCTATGTAGTCAATGATATCACCACCTTCTTCACGCTGCTGGTCGGCATCTACTTCCCATCTGTCactg GTATCATGGCTGGTTCAAACCGGTCAGGTGACTTGCGGGATGCCCAGAAGTCTATCCCCATTGGGACCATCCTGGCTATCGCTACCACCACCGTCATCT ACGTCACCTGTGTGGTGCTATTCGGTGCCTGCATTGAGGGAGTTCTGCTTCGAGACAA ATTTGGCGACTCGGTGAAAGGGAACCTCGTCATAGGCACACTATCGTGGCCATCCCCCTGGGTTATCGTGATTGGCTCGTTCTTCTCCTGCTGTGGGGCGGGGCTGCAGAGTTTGACTGGTGCCCCACGCCTGCTGCAGGCCATCGCACGAGACGGAATTGTACCTTTCTTACAG gtgtTTGGTCATGGGAAAGCTAACGGAGAACCGACCTGGGCTCTGCTGCTGACTGCGGGGATCTGTGAGATCGGCATCCTCATCGCCTCCCTGGACGCTGTGGCTCCTATTCTCTCCAT GTTTTTCCTCATGTGCTACTTGTTTGTCAACCTGGCCTGTGCCGTTCAGACCCTGCTGCGGACGCCTAACTGGAGACCACGCTTCAAATACTACCACTG GGCTCTGTCCTTCCTCGGAATGAGCTTGTGTCTTGCTCTCATGTTCATCTCCTCCTGGTATTATGCTATCGTGGCCATGGCCATCGCTAGCTGCATCTACAAATACATCGAATACAGAGG GGCCGAGAAGGAGTGGGGAGACGGCATCCGTGGCCTTTCTCTCAATGCAGCACGCTACGCCCTCATTCGCCTTGAGGAGGCTCCGCCACACACTAAGAACTGGAG GCCTCAGTTGTTGGTGCTCCTGAACCTGGACTCCGATCAAGGCGTCAAGCACCCTCGCCTGCTGTCCCTCACCACTCAGCTGAAGGCCGGGAAAGGCCTAACGATAGTGGGAAACGTTTTAGAGGGAACCTATCTCACCAAAGACGCCGAGTCCAAGAAGGCTGAGCAG AACATCAAGTCCTCCATGTCAGCAGAGCGAACAAAGGGTTTCTGCCACGTCGTGGTGTCTTCAAACCTCAGAGACGGCTTCTCCCACCTCATCCAGTCTGCGGGGCTGGGAGGCATGAAGCACAACACAGTCCTGATGGCCTGGCCAGGGACCTGGAGGCAGTCCAATGACCCGCAGTCATGGAGGAATTTCATAG AGACGGTGCGGGAGACCACAGCGGCCCATCAGGCCTTGCTCGTGGCTAAGAATGTGGACAGTTTCCCCACCAACCAGGACCGCCTGGGGGAGGGCACCATCGACGTGTGGTGGGTGGTTCACGATGGAGgcatgctgatgctgctgcccTTCCTGCTGCGACAGCATaag GTGTGGAGGAAGTGCAAGATGCGCATCTTCACTGTGGCCCAGATGGATGACAACAGCATCCAAATGAAGAAAGATCTGCAGATGTTCCTTTACCACCTGCGACTGGACGCAGAAGTGGAAGTGGTGGAGATG CATGATAATGACATCTCAGCCTTCACCTATGAGAAGACACTGGTGATGGAGCAGAGGTCTCAGATGCTGAAACAGATGCAGCTTTCCaggactgagagggagagagag ATTCAGAGTATCACTGACGAATCGCGTAGCTCAATCCGGAGGAAGACCCAAGGCGCTGCCCAGAGCATGAACCTCAGCCGGCAGTCCTCGCCGATGGAGGACACTCAGGAGGATGAG GCCCAGCTCAtccatgacagaaacacagcgtCTCACGCCACGATAAATGACAAGGCCGACACCGGGCCGGAGCGGGTTCACATGACCTGGACCAAGGACAAGCTGTTCACCGAGCGTAATCGCAACCGCGAGTGCAATGCCAACGTGGCTGTACGCGACCTGTTTAACATGAAACC AGAGTGGGAGAGCCT GAACCAGTCAAATGTCCGTCGGATGCACACGGCTATCAAGCTGAACGAGGTGGTGGTGAACAAGTCCCAAGGAGCTCACCTGGTCCTGCTCAACATGCCTGGACCACCtaggaacagaggaggagacgagaACT ACATGGAGTTCCTGGAGGTTCTCCTCGAGGGTCTGAACCGGGTCCTGCTGGTGCGAGGCGGTGGCCGCGAAGTCATCACCATCTACTCTTAA
- the slc12a7b gene encoding solute carrier family 12 member 7 isoform X3 has protein sequence MPTNFTVVPVKDNARKAKEGNEEEDVDDNNVLKEEEEEATGDGVPKENSPFINNTENDKGNSYDGTNMALFEEEMDSNPMVSSLLNKLANYTNLTQGAQEHEEADDDEGPKKKAVKSPQMGTFMGVYLPCLQNILGVILFLRLTWIVGTAGILESLAIVCLCCSCTMLTAISMSAIATNGVVPAGGSYYMISRSLGPEFGGAVGLCFYLGTTFAGSMYILGTIEILLTYIVPKAAIFVAEKKEDEVDALLNNMRVYGTCCLALMALVVFVGVKYVNKLALVFLACVILSILAIYAGVIKTIFEPPDFPVCMLGNRTLRNSNFDRCLKTEVIDNVTVTTKLWRLFCDGPELNATCNDYFLNNNVTNVQGIPGLTSGVISENMWSVYGPLGTMVENKKLLSAEGSDPSQDMYLPYVVNDITTFFTLLVGIYFPSVTGIMAGSNRSGDLRDAQKSIPIGTILAIATTTVIYVTCVVLFGACIEGVLLRDKFGDSVKGNLVIGTLSWPSPWVIVIGSFFSCCGAGLQSLTGAPRLLQAIARDGIVPFLQVFGHGKANGEPTWALLLTAGICEIGILIASLDAVAPILSMFFLMCYLFVNLACAVQTLLRTPNWRPRFKYYHWALSFLGMSLCLALMFISSWYYAIVAMAIASCIYKYIEYRGAEKEWGDGIRGLSLNAARYALIRLEEAPPHTKNWRPQLLVLLNLDSDQGVKHPRLLSLTTQLKAGKGLTIVGNVLEGTYLTKDAESKKAEQNIKSSMSAERTKGFCHVVVSSNLRDGFSHLIQSAGLGGMKHNTVLMAWPGTWRQSNDPQSWRNFIETVRETTAAHQALLVAKNVDSFPTNQDRLGEGTIDVWWVVHDGGMLMLLPFLLRQHKVWRKCKMRIFTVAQMDDNSIQMKKDLQMFLYHLRLDAEVEVVEMHDNDISAFTYEKTLVMEQRSQMLKQMQLSRTEREREAQLIHDRNTASHATINDKADTGPERVHMTWTKDKLFTERNRNRECNANVAVRDLFNMKPEWESLNQSNVRRMHTAIKLNEVVVNKSQGAHLVLLNMPGPPRNRGGDENYMEFLEVLLEGLNRVLLVRGGGREVITIYS, from the exons gaggagatggacagcAACCCCATGGTGTCATCTCTCCTCAATAAACTGGCAAACTACACCAATCTCACCCAGGGGGCCCAGGAGCATGAggaggctgatgatgatgaggggCCCAAGAAGAAAGCTGTTAAG AGCCCTCAAATGGGGACCTTCATGGGTGTCTACCTCCCCTGCCTCCAGAATATTCTGGGGGTCATCCTGTTTCTCCGGCTTACCTGGATTGTCGGCACTGCCGGCATCTTGGAGTCCCTGGCCATCGTCTGCTTGTGCTGCTCTTGT ACCATGCTGACAGCCATATCCATGAGTGCAATCGCTACCAATGGCGTTGTGCCAG CCGGAGGCTCATACTATATGATTTCCAGATCTCTGGGCCCAGAGTTTGGTGGAGCTGTAGGTCTCTGTTTCTACCTGGGCACAACTTTCGCAGGCTCCATGTACATCCTTGGTACCATAGAGATTCTGCTG ACCTACATCGTGCCTAAAGCAGCCATCTTTGTtgcagagaaaaaggaggatgaGGTGGACGCCCTGCTAAATAACATGCGTGTTTATGGCACATGCTGCCTAGCACTGATGGCTCTGGTCGTCTTTGTAGGggtgaaatatgtcaacaagcTCGCACTAGTCTTTCTGGCCTGTGTCATTCTCTCCATCCTTGCCATCTACGCTGGAGTCATCAAGACTATCTTTGAGCCACCGGACTTTCC GGTTTGCATGTTGGGGAATCGCACTCTGCGGAACAGTAACTTTGACCGCTGTCTTAAGACGGAGGTTATAGACAACGTGACGGTCACTACCAAGCTGTGGAGGCTGTTCTGTGACGGGCCTGAGCTCAACGCCACCTGcaatgattattttttaaacaacaacGTGACCAATGTGCAGGGCATCCCTGGACTGACCAGCGGAGTCATTTCAG AAAATATGTGGTCAGTGTATGGCCCTCTGGGTACGATGGTAGAAAACAAGAAGTTGTTATCTGCTGAGGGAAGTGACCCTTCCCAGGACATGTACCTGCCCTATGTAGTCAATGATATCACCACCTTCTTCACGCTGCTGGTCGGCATCTACTTCCCATCTGTCactg GTATCATGGCTGGTTCAAACCGGTCAGGTGACTTGCGGGATGCCCAGAAGTCTATCCCCATTGGGACCATCCTGGCTATCGCTACCACCACCGTCATCT ACGTCACCTGTGTGGTGCTATTCGGTGCCTGCATTGAGGGAGTTCTGCTTCGAGACAA ATTTGGCGACTCGGTGAAAGGGAACCTCGTCATAGGCACACTATCGTGGCCATCCCCCTGGGTTATCGTGATTGGCTCGTTCTTCTCCTGCTGTGGGGCGGGGCTGCAGAGTTTGACTGGTGCCCCACGCCTGCTGCAGGCCATCGCACGAGACGGAATTGTACCTTTCTTACAG gtgtTTGGTCATGGGAAAGCTAACGGAGAACCGACCTGGGCTCTGCTGCTGACTGCGGGGATCTGTGAGATCGGCATCCTCATCGCCTCCCTGGACGCTGTGGCTCCTATTCTCTCCAT GTTTTTCCTCATGTGCTACTTGTTTGTCAACCTGGCCTGTGCCGTTCAGACCCTGCTGCGGACGCCTAACTGGAGACCACGCTTCAAATACTACCACTG GGCTCTGTCCTTCCTCGGAATGAGCTTGTGTCTTGCTCTCATGTTCATCTCCTCCTGGTATTATGCTATCGTGGCCATGGCCATCGCTAGCTGCATCTACAAATACATCGAATACAGAGG GGCCGAGAAGGAGTGGGGAGACGGCATCCGTGGCCTTTCTCTCAATGCAGCACGCTACGCCCTCATTCGCCTTGAGGAGGCTCCGCCACACACTAAGAACTGGAG GCCTCAGTTGTTGGTGCTCCTGAACCTGGACTCCGATCAAGGCGTCAAGCACCCTCGCCTGCTGTCCCTCACCACTCAGCTGAAGGCCGGGAAAGGCCTAACGATAGTGGGAAACGTTTTAGAGGGAACCTATCTCACCAAAGACGCCGAGTCCAAGAAGGCTGAGCAG AACATCAAGTCCTCCATGTCAGCAGAGCGAACAAAGGGTTTCTGCCACGTCGTGGTGTCTTCAAACCTCAGAGACGGCTTCTCCCACCTCATCCAGTCTGCGGGGCTGGGAGGCATGAAGCACAACACAGTCCTGATGGCCTGGCCAGGGACCTGGAGGCAGTCCAATGACCCGCAGTCATGGAGGAATTTCATAG AGACGGTGCGGGAGACCACAGCGGCCCATCAGGCCTTGCTCGTGGCTAAGAATGTGGACAGTTTCCCCACCAACCAGGACCGCCTGGGGGAGGGCACCATCGACGTGTGGTGGGTGGTTCACGATGGAGgcatgctgatgctgctgcccTTCCTGCTGCGACAGCATaag GTGTGGAGGAAGTGCAAGATGCGCATCTTCACTGTGGCCCAGATGGATGACAACAGCATCCAAATGAAGAAAGATCTGCAGATGTTCCTTTACCACCTGCGACTGGACGCAGAAGTGGAAGTGGTGGAGATG CATGATAATGACATCTCAGCCTTCACCTATGAGAAGACACTGGTGATGGAGCAGAGGTCTCAGATGCTGAAACAGATGCAGCTTTCCaggactgagagggagagagag GCCCAGCTCAtccatgacagaaacacagcgtCTCACGCCACGATAAATGACAAGGCCGACACCGGGCCGGAGCGGGTTCACATGACCTGGACCAAGGACAAGCTGTTCACCGAGCGTAATCGCAACCGCGAGTGCAATGCCAACGTGGCTGTACGCGACCTGTTTAACATGAAACC AGAGTGGGAGAGCCT GAACCAGTCAAATGTCCGTCGGATGCACACGGCTATCAAGCTGAACGAGGTGGTGGTGAACAAGTCCCAAGGAGCTCACCTGGTCCTGCTCAACATGCCTGGACCACCtaggaacagaggaggagacgagaACT ACATGGAGTTCCTGGAGGTTCTCCTCGAGGGTCTGAACCGGGTCCTGCTGGTGCGAGGCGGTGGCCGCGAAGTCATCACCATCTACTCTTAA
- the slc12a7b gene encoding solute carrier family 12 member 7 isoform X2 has protein sequence MPTNFTVVPVKDNARKAKEGNEEEDVDDNNVLKEEEEEATGDGVPKENSPFINNTENDKGNSYDGTNMALFEEEMDSNPMVSSLLNKLANYTNLTQGAQEHEEADDDEGPKKKAVKSPQMGTFMGVYLPCLQNILGVILFLRLTWIVGTAGILESLAIVCLCCSCTMLTAISMSAIATNGVVPAGGSYYMISRSLGPEFGGAVGLCFYLGTTFAGSMYILGTIEILLTYIVPKAAIFVAEKKEDEVDALLNNMRVYGTCCLALMALVVFVGVKYVNKLALVFLACVILSILAIYAGVIKTIFEPPDFPVCMLGNRTLRNSNFDRCLKTEVIDNVTVTTKLWRLFCDGPELNATCNDYFLNNNVTNVQGIPGLTSGVISENMWSVYGPLGTMVENKKLLSAEGSDPSQDMYLPYVVNDITTFFTLLVGIYFPSVTGIMAGSNRSGDLRDAQKSIPIGTILAIATTTVIYVTCVVLFGACIEGVLLRDKFGDSVKGNLVIGTLSWPSPWVIVIGSFFSCCGAGLQSLTGAPRLLQAIARDGIVPFLQVFGHGKANGEPTWALLLTAGICEIGILIASLDAVAPILSMFFLMCYLFVNLACAVQTLLRTPNWRPRFKYYHWALSFLGMSLCLALMFISSWYYAIVAMAIASCIYKYIEYRGAEKEWGDGIRGLSLNAARYALIRLEEAPPHTKNWRPQLLVLLNLDSDQGVKHPRLLSLTTQLKAGKGLTIVGNVLEGTYLTKDAESKKAEQNIKSSMSAERTKGFCHVVVSSNLRDGFSHLIQSAGLGGMKHNTVLMAWPGTWRQSNDPQSWRNFIETVRETTAAHQALLVAKNVDSFPTNQDRLGEGTIDVWWVVHDGGMLMLLPFLLRQHKVWRKCKMRIFTVAQMDDNSIQMKKDLQMFLYHLRLDAEVEVVEMHDNDISAFTYEKTLVMEQRSQMLKQMQLSRTEREREIQSITDESRSSIRRKTQGAAQSMNLSRQSSPMEDTQEDEAQLIHDRNTASHATINDKADTGPERVHMTWTKDKLFTERNRNRECNANVAVRDLFNMKPEWESLNQSNVRRMHTAIKLNEVVVNKSQGAHLVLLNMPGPPRNRGGDENYMEFLEVLLEGLNRVLLVRGGGREVITIYS, from the exons gaggagatggacagcAACCCCATGGTGTCATCTCTCCTCAATAAACTGGCAAACTACACCAATCTCACCCAGGGGGCCCAGGAGCATGAggaggctgatgatgatgaggggCCCAAGAAGAAAGCTGTTAAG AGCCCTCAAATGGGGACCTTCATGGGTGTCTACCTCCCCTGCCTCCAGAATATTCTGGGGGTCATCCTGTTTCTCCGGCTTACCTGGATTGTCGGCACTGCCGGCATCTTGGAGTCCCTGGCCATCGTCTGCTTGTGCTGCTCTTGT ACCATGCTGACAGCCATATCCATGAGTGCAATCGCTACCAATGGCGTTGTGCCAG CCGGAGGCTCATACTATATGATTTCCAGATCTCTGGGCCCAGAGTTTGGTGGAGCTGTAGGTCTCTGTTTCTACCTGGGCACAACTTTCGCAGGCTCCATGTACATCCTTGGTACCATAGAGATTCTGCTG ACCTACATCGTGCCTAAAGCAGCCATCTTTGTtgcagagaaaaaggaggatgaGGTGGACGCCCTGCTAAATAACATGCGTGTTTATGGCACATGCTGCCTAGCACTGATGGCTCTGGTCGTCTTTGTAGGggtgaaatatgtcaacaagcTCGCACTAGTCTTTCTGGCCTGTGTCATTCTCTCCATCCTTGCCATCTACGCTGGAGTCATCAAGACTATCTTTGAGCCACCGGACTTTCC GGTTTGCATGTTGGGGAATCGCACTCTGCGGAACAGTAACTTTGACCGCTGTCTTAAGACGGAGGTTATAGACAACGTGACGGTCACTACCAAGCTGTGGAGGCTGTTCTGTGACGGGCCTGAGCTCAACGCCACCTGcaatgattattttttaaacaacaacGTGACCAATGTGCAGGGCATCCCTGGACTGACCAGCGGAGTCATTTCAG AAAATATGTGGTCAGTGTATGGCCCTCTGGGTACGATGGTAGAAAACAAGAAGTTGTTATCTGCTGAGGGAAGTGACCCTTCCCAGGACATGTACCTGCCCTATGTAGTCAATGATATCACCACCTTCTTCACGCTGCTGGTCGGCATCTACTTCCCATCTGTCactg GTATCATGGCTGGTTCAAACCGGTCAGGTGACTTGCGGGATGCCCAGAAGTCTATCCCCATTGGGACCATCCTGGCTATCGCTACCACCACCGTCATCT ACGTCACCTGTGTGGTGCTATTCGGTGCCTGCATTGAGGGAGTTCTGCTTCGAGACAA ATTTGGCGACTCGGTGAAAGGGAACCTCGTCATAGGCACACTATCGTGGCCATCCCCCTGGGTTATCGTGATTGGCTCGTTCTTCTCCTGCTGTGGGGCGGGGCTGCAGAGTTTGACTGGTGCCCCACGCCTGCTGCAGGCCATCGCACGAGACGGAATTGTACCTTTCTTACAG gtgtTTGGTCATGGGAAAGCTAACGGAGAACCGACCTGGGCTCTGCTGCTGACTGCGGGGATCTGTGAGATCGGCATCCTCATCGCCTCCCTGGACGCTGTGGCTCCTATTCTCTCCAT GTTTTTCCTCATGTGCTACTTGTTTGTCAACCTGGCCTGTGCCGTTCAGACCCTGCTGCGGACGCCTAACTGGAGACCACGCTTCAAATACTACCACTG GGCTCTGTCCTTCCTCGGAATGAGCTTGTGTCTTGCTCTCATGTTCATCTCCTCCTGGTATTATGCTATCGTGGCCATGGCCATCGCTAGCTGCATCTACAAATACATCGAATACAGAGG GGCCGAGAAGGAGTGGGGAGACGGCATCCGTGGCCTTTCTCTCAATGCAGCACGCTACGCCCTCATTCGCCTTGAGGAGGCTCCGCCACACACTAAGAACTGGAG GCCTCAGTTGTTGGTGCTCCTGAACCTGGACTCCGATCAAGGCGTCAAGCACCCTCGCCTGCTGTCCCTCACCACTCAGCTGAAGGCCGGGAAAGGCCTAACGATAGTGGGAAACGTTTTAGAGGGAACCTATCTCACCAAAGACGCCGAGTCCAAGAAGGCTGAGCAG AACATCAAGTCCTCCATGTCAGCAGAGCGAACAAAGGGTTTCTGCCACGTCGTGGTGTCTTCAAACCTCAGAGACGGCTTCTCCCACCTCATCCAGTCTGCGGGGCTGGGAGGCATGAAGCACAACACAGTCCTGATGGCCTGGCCAGGGACCTGGAGGCAGTCCAATGACCCGCAGTCATGGAGGAATTTCATAG AGACGGTGCGGGAGACCACAGCGGCCCATCAGGCCTTGCTCGTGGCTAAGAATGTGGACAGTTTCCCCACCAACCAGGACCGCCTGGGGGAGGGCACCATCGACGTGTGGTGGGTGGTTCACGATGGAGgcatgctgatgctgctgcccTTCCTGCTGCGACAGCATaag GTGTGGAGGAAGTGCAAGATGCGCATCTTCACTGTGGCCCAGATGGATGACAACAGCATCCAAATGAAGAAAGATCTGCAGATGTTCCTTTACCACCTGCGACTGGACGCAGAAGTGGAAGTGGTGGAGATG CATGATAATGACATCTCAGCCTTCACCTATGAGAAGACACTGGTGATGGAGCAGAGGTCTCAGATGCTGAAACAGATGCAGCTTTCCaggactgagagggagagagag ATTCAGAGTATCACTGACGAATCGCGTAGCTCAATCCGGAGGAAGACCCAAGGCGCTGCCCAGAGCATGAACCTCAGCCGGCAGTCCTCGCCGATGGAGGACACTCAGGAGGATGAG GCCCAGCTCAtccatgacagaaacacagcgtCTCACGCCACGATAAATGACAAGGCCGACACCGGGCCGGAGCGGGTTCACATGACCTGGACCAAGGACAAGCTGTTCACCGAGCGTAATCGCAACCGCGAGTGCAATGCCAACGTGGCTGTACGCGACCTGTTTAACATGAAACC AGAGTGGGAGAGCCT GAACCAGTCAAATGTCCGTCGGATGCACACGGCTATCAAGCTGAACGAGGTGGTGGTGAACAAGTCCCAAGGAGCTCACCTGGTCCTGCTCAACATGCCTGGACCACCtaggaacagaggaggagacgagaACT ACATGGAGTTCCTGGAGGTTCTCCTCGAGGGTCTGAACCGGGTCCTGCTGGTGCGAGGCGGTGGCCGCGAAGTCATCACCATCTACTCTTAA